The genomic region ATTTCTATCATCAAAGACCCTCCCTGTTACACTTAATTACAACGCGGAATGCTTAACAGGCGCAATCCGCTTAAACGAGGGCAACCATAAAAGCAGTTGCTTATTGCAGAGGCTATATCGGTTACTTCGAGTACAACTCAACAATAAGATGCTCTTCAATCGGCAGATCGATATCTTCTCTTGCAGGCAATGTAACAACCCGGCCTTTCATATTCTCATGATCGACTTCAAGCCATTTCGGTACAGTCCTGCCTCCAGTAACTTCGAGGATTTCCTTGAAACGCTCCAGTTTCCTGCTCTTTTCAGCCACTTCAACCACATCACCTTCCCTAACCAGGTAGGAAGGAATATTCACTCTTTTTCCGTTTACAAGGAAGTGGCCGTGGGTAATCAGCTGACGTGCTTCTGCTCTTGATGTACCGAAACCCATTCTGTATACTACATTGTCCAGGCGGCTTTCAAGAATTTGAAGCAGGATTTCACCGGTAATTCCCTTTCTGCGGATAGCCATTTCATAATATTTTCTGAACTGGCTTTCAAGAACTCCGTAAAAGCGTTTCGCCTTCTGCTTTTCACGAAGCTGTATGCCGTATTCGGACAGCTTCTTCCTCTGCTGGCCGTGCATACCCGGTGCATAAGACCTTCTCTCGATAGCACATTTATTCGAATAGCATCTTTCACCCTTCAGGAAAAGCTTTTGACCTTCCCTGCGGCACAATCTACAAGATGCACCTGTATATCTTGCCATTTATATTTACACCTCCGACTAAATTCACAAGTTTTATCAGGTCCTGCATTAACAAACAACCCTTAACCGTTATTTTGCATAATGTTTACGGACCATCTACTCTTATAAATTATCGACAACATACGTTATTTCCAATCAATTTGTTTATACTCTTCTTCTCTTTGGAGGCCTGCAACCGTTATGGGGAATGGGCGTAACATCCTTTATCATTGTTACCTCAAGTCCTGCAGCCTGCAGCGCGCGTATTGCCGCTTCACGTCCTGCACCGGGACCTTTAACATATACAGCCACCGATTTCATTCCATGATCCATAGCTGCTTTTGCTGCTGCCTCCGCTGCCTGCTGTGCCGCAAAAGGAGTACTCTTCTTCGAGCCCTTAAAGCCCAGCGCTCCTGCACTTGCCCATGCAATTGTATTTCCCTGGACATCAGTGATTGTTACGATTGTATTATTGAAAGAGGAATGAATGTGCGCACATCCACGCTCAACATTCTTTTTCTCTCTTTTTTTTCTTGTTCTACGAGCAACTTTAGCTGCCATTTAATAACCAACCTCCCGTTATTTCTTCTTGTTGGCCACCGTTTTCTTCGGGCCTTTTCTTGTTCTTGCGTTGGTTCTTGTCCTCTGACCACGCACAGGCAATCCCATTCTGTGTCTTCTTCCCCGGTAGCATCCGATATCTATCAGCCTTTTGATATTCATCGCAATTTCTCTTCTGAGATCACCTTCAACAACATATTCCTTTTCGATGGTCTCTCTGAGCCTGTTGATTTCATCGTCCGTAAGGTCTTTTACCCGGGTATCGGGATTAATGCCTGTTTTCTCCAATATCTGCTTAGACCGGGTCCTTCCTATTCCAAATATATAGGTCAACCCTATTTCAACCCTTTTATCTCTTGGCAGATCAACACCTGCAATACGAGCCAATTTTTTACACCTCCGAAAGCATTCGCATTTTATATGACCTTTTACCGAATAATACTTCTGCCTGGCAATGCCGTCAGTGATTATATTATTCCTGCAATTATACCCAACTTCAACATATCTATATAAAAGGTTCAAAAGCAACAAACAAATTTTGTTGCAGCCGCGGTTTTTGAACCCTTATTTTCGTTCGGGTTCCGAAAAATCCGGAACCATATTCAGCTTTTTTATATTTTCCTTCACCCAAAAAGCAACTTTCCGTTATCCCTGGCGCTGTTTATGCTTAGGGTTTTCACAGATTACCATTACTCTGCCTTTCCTGCGAATAATCTTGCATTTTTCGCATATTTTTTTTACTGAAGGTTTAACTTTCATAATCCGACCCTCCCGTCATAAATGTGCGTTTTGTTATTTTCCTCTCCAGGTTATACGTCCTCGGGTAAGGTCGTATGGCGACATTTCCACTGTGACCTTATCACCGGGTAAAATCCTGATATAATGCATTCTCAGTTTACCTGAAATATGAGCAAGGATTTTATGGCCATTTTCAAGCTCAACCCTGAACATTGCATTAGGCATTGCTTCAATAACCCTACCTTCAACCTCGATTACATCTTCCTTTGACAAATCGACACCCTCCTTAACTTTCCTCCTCCAGAATTTTTTTCATTTCCTTTATTGCCTTCCGAATGTCAGCGTTCAGCGGCATTCTGCCGCTTTTTAAAATCTCAGCAATATTTTCAGCCACCAAATCCGTATATTTTAAGTGCTTAATCCTTTTCTTTTTAGGTTTCTCAACGGGTCTTAAATCCCCGTCGCAAACCAGCACAAAATCTTCATCCACTATACCGATAACTATGAACAGTTTACCTTTATCCCTGCCTGCCTTGGAGTACGCAACCCTGCCAATCACAGGATTTGACCAGTCCATTCAAATCATCCTTTTTAGGGCTTAACTACTATATTTTAAAGTAATTTCAATGGTTTTTCAAGCTATTAATAAAATTTTCATTCTGTCAGTATTTCGGGCTCGTTTTCGGTCACAACAATGGTGTTTTCATAATGGGCAGACAGCTTTCCGTCTTTCGTAACCACCGTCCACTTATTGCTCAGTATATCCACTTCCCAGCGTCCTTCGTTAACCATGGGTTCGATTGCCAAAGTCATGCCTTTACGCAACCGCGGGCCGCGTTCCAGTGTGACAAAATTCGGTATCTGTGGTTCCTCATGCATCTCTCTTCCGATGCCATGCCCAACAAAATCACGGACTACCGAATAGCCGTTCTGTTCAACGTACTGCTGAATCGCCCGCGATATGTCCCGGATTCTCATGCCTTCCCTGGCCATTTCAATGCCCTTGTAAAAACTTTCCCTTGTAACTGCAATCAGCCTTTTTGCTTCCGGAGATACTTTTCCCACTTCGTAAGTCCTTGCCGCATCTCCATGGTAACCTTCATATATCGCACCTATGTCGATGCTGACAATGTCTCCTTCTTTCAGAGGTATATCATTTGGTATACCATGAATGACTTCGTGGTTTACCGAGGCACAGATACTGGCCGGGAAGTCAATCCCTCCGTACGGATTTGGTACACCTTTAAAAGAAGGAATACCACCCAATTTCCGGATGACTTCCTCCGCAGCTCTGTCAAGTTCCCTGGTTGTTATCCCCGGCGCTATCAGTTCCTCTATCCTGCGATGTGCCATCGCCACTATATATCCGGCCTTTCGCATCAGGTCTATTTCCCGCTGCGATTTTATTGTTATCATCACTATCGCCTACTTTTTCAACAACGCTTCCATTATTTCGCTGGTGGTTTCCAGAATGGCTTTCGTACCATCAAACTGAAGAAGCAAACCTTTTTCCTTATAATAACCTATCAGCGGTTCAGTTTTTTCATGATAGGTTTTCAGTCTTTCGATGACGGTTTCTTCCTTATCGTCGTCGCGAATTATCAGTTCATCGCCGCATGAATCGCACTTGCCTTCAACCCTGGGAGGATTCGTGACAACATGATAAGCCATGCCACATCTTCTGCATACCCTTCTGCCTGCCATTCTCTTCACGATAACTTCATCGGGGACTTCAAGGTTGATTACAGCGTCCAGTTTCAGTCCCATACCTTTTAAAACTTCGTCAAGCTGCTCAGCCTGTGGTATTGTACGAGGAAAACCGTCAAGCAAAAACCCGTTGCTGCAGTCAGGCTTCTGTATCCTGTCCTTCACAATGCTGACCGTCAGATCGTCGGGTACCAGAAGCCCCTGATCTATATACTCCTTTGCTTTCTTTCCCAGTTCGGTTCCCTCTTTAATATTGGCCCTGAAAATGTCTCCCGTTGAAATATGGGGAATATTAAGCCTTTGCGACAGATTAACAGCCTGTGTACCTTTCCCCGCACCGGGAGCTCCTAACAAAATCAGTCTCATTGCCAAACACCTTCTACGAATTCAGGTTTTGGCAGGAGCAAGGACAAAGCCCCCTCCTGCCGATTATTCTTTAATCCAGGAATCCTTTGTAATGTCTCAGCATAAGCTGCGATTCTATCTGTCTTACCGTCTCTATGGCCACACTGACCAAAATCAGCAGCGATGTCCCGCCCAGCCATACGTTGGATATCTTAGTAAATGCCTGAAGCAAGCTTGGCAACACTGTAACCAGCGCGAGGAAAAACGCCCCGAACCATGTTACGCGGTTAAGTACTTTTGTAATATAGTCGGCTGTAGGTTTCCCCGGCCTTATACCTGGTACAAATCCTCCGTTTTTCTTGATGTTATTTGCAAGCTCTATCGGGTTAAACGCAATCATTGTATAGAAGAATGTAAAGAACATAACCAGCAGAGCATATGCTATAGTGAACCACCATTTGTCGTTGATATTTTTAAGGTAAGTCAATACCGGCCCTGTTTCCTTCGAACCCCATATCAGGTTTATTATCGTGGGCGGGAATGTCATTATCGACATTGCAAAGATTATCGGCATTACTCCGGCGGAGTTTACCTTGATGGGTATATGCGTACTCTGCCCGCCGTACATTTTGCGTCCTACCACTCGCTTTGCATACTGAACGGGGATTCTTCTTTCGGCCTCCTGCACATAAACAACAAGTGCGATCATTGCAATCATGACAAGGATTATAACAACCAGCACAATGTATCCCACAACCCCCGGGCCGAGAATTTCAGCCCTGAGGTATTCATACAGTATGGCTGCAAGAGAAGGACCTCTGCTCAATATTCCGGTGAAAATCAGCAGTGAAATTCCGTTCCCTATACCGTATTCGGTAATCTGTTCTCCCAGCCACATCAGAAACGCCGTACCTGCGGTAAAGGTCAGCGTTATTGTCAGATAGGACCAGAAATTCCTTCTTACGACCGCATCTCTGATACCTGCATACATGGCCGATGCCTGTATAAATCCAAGTATCACAGTACTGTAACGTGTCCACTGGGCCAGGATCTTTCTTCCATGCTCTCCTTCCTTTGAGAGCTGTTCAAGTTTTGGAATGGCAATGGTCAGTAACTGAATTATAATAGAGGCAGTAATATATGGTGAAATAGACATGGAGAATATACTGGCATTACTGAAAGCGCCACCCGATATTATATTAATAAAACCAAACAAAGAGCTTCCAGTCTGAGCCAACTGCGATAATGCTGCCGCACTTAAGCCTGGTACCGGAATGTGAGTACCAAGCCGGAAAATCAACAGCATCAGTACTGTCATCAGCATCCTCTTGCGAAGTTCAGGGACTTTCCAGGCATTCCTGATGGATGCCACCATGTTATTCGCCATATTATACCACCTCTACCTTTCCTCCTGCAGCTTCAATCTTCTGCTGAGCAGATTTTGTAAATCTTGCGGCCTGTACCGTCAGTTTCCTGGTTATTTCTCCGGATCCCAACACTACAATACCGTCGTTTTTTTCCTTGATTACTTTTTCTTTCAGCAACAGCTCTGCATTAACCACAGTTCCGTCTTCAAATCTTTCCAGGTCGGAGAGCTTAACCTCGGTGTATTTTTTCCCAAATATGTTATTGAATCCTCTCTTGGGAATCCTTCTGTAAAGAGGCATCTGTCCTCCTTCAAAACCGAGCCTTACGCCACCGCCTGAACGGGCGTTTTGTCCCTTATGACCTCTTCCGGAAGTTTTACCTCTTCCTGAGCCTATGCCTCTTCCTACCCTTTTCCCCCGTTTTTTGGGTACAGCAGGTCTTAAATCAGCCAATGTCATAGGTTTTCACCTCCCTATATTTCTTCCACTTCAACCAGGTGTTCCACTTTCTTTATCATTCCGCGTATTGCCGGATTGTCCTTTTTTATTACGGAGCTTCCTACTTTATGAAGGCCAAGAGCTTCAACGGTAGCCTTCTGATCTTTCTTAGATTCGATGGTACTCTTAACAAGCGTTATTTTCAAATCACCCATGGAAAAGCCTCCTATCCCAAGATTTCCTCAACCGTTTTTCCTCTTAACCTTGCATACTCCTCTGCGGTACGCAACTGGGAAAGTGCTTCAATGGTGGCACGAACCATATTGGTGGGATTGTTGGACCCAAGTGACTTCGTACGAATGTCGCGAATACCTGCCAGTTCAAGAACTGCACGTACAGGTCCCCCGGCGATAACACCCGTTCCTTCCTCGGCCGGTTTCAGCAATACTTTTCCTGCTCCGTATTCGCCCAGTGACTCATGCGGAATTGTTGTTCCCGACAACGGAACTCTTATCAGGTGTTTTTTCGCATCTTCAATACCCTTACGGATTGCATCGGGTATTTCGGCAGCTTTTCCTGTTCCCACGCCTACATGTCCGTTTTCATCACCAATCACAACCAGGGCACTGAAACGGAAATTGCGGCCGCCCTTAACAACCTTGGCTACACGTCTGATATTTACAACCTTTTCTTTTAAGTCTAATGTGCTAGGATCAATTCTCTGCAAGTGACTCCCCTCCTTTGTTCAAGAACTAAAATTCCAGGCCGGCTTCTCTTGCTCCGTCCGCCAGTTCCTGTACTCTTCCGTGATAGAGGTATCCGCCTCTGTCAAAAACAACTTTCTTTATTCCCTTTTCAATGGCCCTCTGGCCAATTAATTTTCCAACTTCACGAGCCGCAGCCTTGTTTCCGGTATGCTCAAGCTTTCCTCTGAGAGCTTCATCCAGCGTGGATGCGGCAACAAGCGTACGTCCGGATTCATCATCAATAATCTGCGCATAGATATGCTTTAAGCTCCTGTAAACACACAGTCTCGGCTTTTCTGCCGTTCCCTTTATTTTTTTGCGTATCCTTAAATGTTTCTTCTTCCGGACTTCGTTCTTATCCTGAAACTTAATCATATGCCACTCACTCCTTTCTGCTATTTCTTAGCCCCTGTTTTACCTTCTTTTCTGATAATTACTTCATCGACGTACTTGATACCCTTACCCTTGTATGGTTCAGGCGGTCTCTTGCTGCGAATTACCGCGGCAACCTGCCCCACCAGCTGTTTGTCTATTCCCTTGACAATTATCTGGTTCTGATCCGGTACATCGATGGTAATTCCTGCAGGTTCTTCGATTTCAACAGGGTGTGAAAAACCTAAGTTTAAAATGAGCTTTTTACCCTGCTTCTGGGCCCTGTAACCAACACCGTTGATTTCAAGCCGCTTTTCATAACCCTGAGTTACGCCAATTATCATATTGTTTATCAGTGTACGGGTAAGGCCATGCAAAGCTTTATGCTTTTTCAGGTCAGAAGGTCTTTTAACAATTACCTGGTTACCTTCCTTTTCTATTGTCATGTCAGGGTGAAAAACCTGAGTGAGTGTTCCTTTCGGACCTTTAACAGTAACTTCATGTCCGTTAACTTTTACATCTACGCCTGCTGGTATAACTACCGGCATTTTTCCTACACGGGACATTAATTTTACACCTCCGTCCTTACATTGAAGATGGAATCTCCATTAATTCCATCCTTTTCAGAACTTTTCAGTTCATATGTTCTTTTATGTTCACCGACCTGTTATCGGTTACTGCTTACCATACAAAGGCAAGCACTTCTCCTCCGACACCTGCTTTTCTCGCAGCTTTATCGGTCATTACGCCTTTTGATGTGGATATAATAGCAATTCCCAGGCCTCCAAGCACTTTTGGAAGCTCGTCCTTTCCGGCATAAACCCTGAGCCCGGGTTTTGAAATTCTCTTAATTCCTGAAATGACACTTTTCTTGTTTTCTGTATATTTCAACGTTATGCGAATGATACCCTGTTTTTTGTCGTCTATTACGGTGAATCCCTTAATGTATCCTTCCTCCAGAAGGATTTCCGCTATTCTCTTTTTCAAATTCGACGCAGGAATATCTACCGTTTCATGCTTCGAATTCGCTGCATTCCTTATTCTTGTCAGCATATCAGCAATTACGTCGGTTGCATTCATTGGTTACGACCTCCTTCCGGTACTGAACTGTTACCAACTGGCTTTTCTCACGCCGGGTATCTGACCTTTATAAGCCAGGTCCCTGAAACACAGACGGCATACCCCGAATTTCCTCATATACGCATGAGGTCTTCCGCAAATTTTGCACCTGTTATAATAACGGGTTGAAAATTTGGGCTTTAATTTTTGTTTGTGAATTAATGATTTCTTTGCCAAACCATATACCTCCCTTAACGGCTGAATGGCATTCCTAAGAGTGCCAGCAGTTCTTTCGCCTCTTCGTCAGTTTTGGCTGTAGTAACAAAAGTAATATCCATTCCGCGTATTTTTTCAACTTTGTCAATGTCTATTTCAGGAAAAATCAGCTGTTCCTTTACGCCCAGCGAGAAATTGCCGCGTCCATCAAATGAATTGGGATTTATTCCCCGGAAGTCACGAACTCTCGGGAGGGCTATATTGAACAGCTTGTCAGCAAATTCATACATTCTGTTTCCTCTGAGTGTAACTTTGCAGCCGATGTTCATCCCCTGACGGATTTTAAAGTTTGAAATGGACTTCTTTGCCTTGGTCACCACAGGCTTTTGCCCTGATATTAACGCAAGTTCGTTAACAGCAGATTCCAGAGCCTTGGGATTGTCTTTTCCATCGCCAACACCCATATTGATAACTATTTTCACAAGCTTTGGTATCTGCATCGGATTTTTATAATTAAACTTCTCTTTCAGTGCCGGAGCAACCTCTTCCCTGTATTTGTCCAGTAATCTTGGCATTATCGGTTAACCTCCCTTCAAATTAGTCCCCGCTTTTCTTCAGAATATCGATAATCTCACCGCATTTCTTGCAAACACGGGCTTTCGAACCGTCTTCCAGAATCTTCTTTCCTACCTTTGTGGGAGCACCGCATTTGCTGCAAACCAGCATTACCTTAGCCGCGTATATCGGTGCTTCTCTGTGAATAATGCCACCCTGCTGGAGTTCGCTTCTCGGCTTAACATGTTTTGCCACCATGTTAACTCCTTCCACAATAACCATCTGCTTGGATGGCAGTACTCTCAATACCTTTCCCTTT from Thermoclostridium stercorarium subsp. stercorarium DSM 8532 harbors:
- the rpsK gene encoding 30S ribosomal protein S11; the encoded protein is MAAKVARRTRKKREKKNVERGCAHIHSSFNNTIVTITDVQGNTIAWASAGALGFKGSKKSTPFAAQQAAEAAAKAAMDHGMKSVAVYVKGPGAGREAAIRALQAAGLEVTMIKDVTPIPHNGCRPPKRRRV
- a CDS encoding type Z 30S ribosomal protein S14, whose protein sequence is MAKKSLIHKQKLKPKFSTRYYNRCKICGRPHAYMRKFGVCRLCFRDLAYKGQIPGVRKASW
- the rpsM gene encoding 30S ribosomal protein S13, whose protein sequence is MARIAGVDLPRDKRVEIGLTYIFGIGRTRSKQILEKTGINPDTRVKDLTDDEINRLRETIEKEYVVEGDLRREIAMNIKRLIDIGCYRGRRHRMGLPVRGQRTRTNARTRKGPKKTVANKKK
- a CDS encoding adenylate kinase, producing the protein MRLILLGAPGAGKGTQAVNLSQRLNIPHISTGDIFRANIKEGTELGKKAKEYIDQGLLVPDDLTVSIVKDRIQKPDCSNGFLLDGFPRTIPQAEQLDEVLKGMGLKLDAVINLEVPDEVIVKRMAGRRVCRRCGMAYHVVTNPPRVEGKCDSCGDELIIRDDDKEETVIERLKTYHEKTEPLIGYYKEKGLLLQFDGTKAILETTSEIMEALLKK
- the secY gene encoding preprotein translocase subunit SecY, which produces MANNMVASIRNAWKVPELRKRMLMTVLMLLIFRLGTHIPVPGLSAAALSQLAQTGSSLFGFINIISGGAFSNASIFSMSISPYITASIIIQLLTIAIPKLEQLSKEGEHGRKILAQWTRYSTVILGFIQASAMYAGIRDAVVRRNFWSYLTITLTFTAGTAFLMWLGEQITEYGIGNGISLLIFTGILSRGPSLAAILYEYLRAEILGPGVVGYIVLVVIILVMIAMIALVVYVQEAERRIPVQYAKRVVGRKMYGGQSTHIPIKVNSAGVMPIIFAMSIMTFPPTIINLIWGSKETGPVLTYLKNINDKWWFTIAYALLVMFFTFFYTMIAFNPIELANNIKKNGGFVPGIRPGKPTADYITKVLNRVTWFGAFFLALVTVLPSLLQAFTKISNVWLGGTSLLILVSVAIETVRQIESQLMLRHYKGFLD
- the rplF gene encoding 50S ribosomal protein L6, with the protein product MSRVGKMPVVIPAGVDVKVNGHEVTVKGPKGTLTQVFHPDMTIEKEGNQVIVKRPSDLKKHKALHGLTRTLINNMIIGVTQGYEKRLEINGVGYRAQKQGKKLILNLGFSHPVEIEEPAGITIDVPDQNQIIVKGIDKQLVGQVAAVIRSKRPPEPYKGKGIKYVDEVIIRKEGKTGAKK
- the rpsD gene encoding 30S ribosomal protein S4 translates to MARYTGASCRLCRREGQKLFLKGERCYSNKCAIERRSYAPGMHGQQRKKLSEYGIQLREKQKAKRFYGVLESQFRKYYEMAIRRKGITGEILLQILESRLDNVVYRMGFGTSRAEARQLITHGHFLVNGKRVNIPSYLVREGDVVEVAEKSRKLERFKEILEVTGGRTVPKWLEVDHENMKGRVVTLPAREDIDLPIEEHLIVELYSK
- the rplE gene encoding 50S ribosomal protein L5; protein product: MPRLLDKYREEVAPALKEKFNYKNPMQIPKLVKIVINMGVGDGKDNPKALESAVNELALISGQKPVVTKAKKSISNFKIRQGMNIGCKVTLRGNRMYEFADKLFNIALPRVRDFRGINPNSFDGRGNFSLGVKEQLIFPEIDIDKVEKIRGMDITFVTTAKTDEEAKELLALLGMPFSR
- the rpmJ gene encoding 50S ribosomal protein L36; the encoded protein is MKVKPSVKKICEKCKIIRRKGRVMVICENPKHKQRQG
- the map gene encoding type I methionyl aminopeptidase translates to MITIKSQREIDLMRKAGYIVAMAHRRIEELIAPGITTRELDRAAEEVIRKLGGIPSFKGVPNPYGGIDFPASICASVNHEVIHGIPNDIPLKEGDIVSIDIGAIYEGYHGDAARTYEVGKVSPEAKRLIAVTRESFYKGIEMAREGMRIRDISRAIQQYVEQNGYSVVRDFVGHGIGREMHEEPQIPNFVTLERGPRLRKGMTLAIEPMVNEGRWEVDILSNKWTVVTKDGKLSAHYENTIVVTENEPEILTE
- the infA gene encoding translation initiation factor IF-1, coding for MSKEDVIEVEGRVIEAMPNAMFRVELENGHKILAHISGKLRMHYIRILPGDKVTVEMSPYDLTRGRITWRGK
- a CDS encoding KOW domain-containing RNA-binding protein, which translates into the protein MDWSNPVIGRVAYSKAGRDKGKLFIVIGIVDEDFVLVCDGDLRPVEKPKKKRIKHLKYTDLVAENIAEILKSGRMPLNADIRKAIKEMKKILEEES
- the rpmD gene encoding 50S ribosomal protein L30, with translation MGDLKITLVKSTIESKKDQKATVEALGLHKVGSSVIKKDNPAIRGMIKKVEHLVEVEEI
- the rplR gene encoding 50S ribosomal protein L18, translating into MIKFQDKNEVRKKKHLRIRKKIKGTAEKPRLCVYRSLKHIYAQIIDDESGRTLVAASTLDEALRGKLEHTGNKAAAREVGKLIGQRAIEKGIKKVVFDRGGYLYHGRVQELADGAREAGLEF
- the rpsE gene encoding 30S ribosomal protein S5, with product MQRIDPSTLDLKEKVVNIRRVAKVVKGGRNFRFSALVVIGDENGHVGVGTGKAAEIPDAIRKGIEDAKKHLIRVPLSGTTIPHESLGEYGAGKVLLKPAEEGTGVIAGGPVRAVLELAGIRDIRTKSLGSNNPTNMVRATIEALSQLRTAEEYARLRGKTVEEILG
- the rpsH gene encoding 30S ribosomal protein S8, with translation MNATDVIADMLTRIRNAANSKHETVDIPASNLKKRIAEILLEEGYIKGFTVIDDKKQGIIRITLKYTENKKSVISGIKRISKPGLRVYAGKDELPKVLGGLGIAIISTSKGVMTDKAARKAGVGGEVLAFVW
- the rplX gene encoding 50S ribosomal protein L24, encoding MKNKVHVKKGDTVYILNGKDRGKKGKVLRVLPSKQMVIVEGVNMVAKHVKPRSELQQGGIIHREAPIYAAKVMLVCSKCGAPTKVGKKILEDGSKARVCKKCGEIIDILKKSGD
- the rplO gene encoding 50S ribosomal protein L15, producing the protein MTLADLRPAVPKKRGKRVGRGIGSGRGKTSGRGHKGQNARSGGGVRLGFEGGQMPLYRRIPKRGFNNIFGKKYTEVKLSDLERFEDGTVVNAELLLKEKVIKEKNDGIVVLGSGEITRKLTVQAARFTKSAQQKIEAAGGKVEVV